The proteins below are encoded in one region of Flavobacterium sp. IMCC34852:
- a CDS encoding porin family protein, giving the protein MKKIILTMAAVFAVSFANAQDKGGSSDMKFGVKAGYINSNFTGDFDGDATSSFYIGGLVDFAISEKFHVQPELVYSMEGAKDAALNFIKIPIMAKYYVAEGFNLQAGPQFGFVAGGDDVKDFTKSMDYGLGIGAGYELESGLFFDARYNLGLADLNDFPDGSGFEDFKLNTTSFQIGLGYRF; this is encoded by the coding sequence ATGAAAAAAATTATTTTAACAATGGCTGCTGTATTTGCTGTATCTTTTGCAAATGCACAAGACAAAGGTGGATCTAGCGACATGAAATTTGGTGTTAAAGCTGGTTACATCAACTCTAACTTCACTGGTGACTTTGATGGAGATGCTACTTCTAGCTTCTACATTGGTGGTTTAGTAGATTTCGCTATCTCTGAAAAATTCCACGTACAACCAGAATTAGTTTACTCTATGGAAGGAGCTAAAGATGCTGCATTAAACTTCATCAAAATTCCTATCATGGCTAAGTATTATGTTGCTGAAGGATTCAATTTACAAGCAGGTCCACAGTTCGGTTTCGTTGCCGGTGGAGACGATGTTAAAGATTTTACAAAATCTATGGACTACGGTTTAGGAATTGGTGCAGGTTATGAATTAGAGTCAGGTTTATTCTTTGACGCTAGATATAACTTAGGTTTAGCTGATCTTAACGATTTCCCTGACGGATCAGGATTTGAAGATTTCAAATTAAACACTACATCTTTCCAAATCGGTTTAGGATACAGATTCTAA
- the rny gene encoding ribonuclease Y, with translation METILIIIALIAGIGGGFGIAKFLEKSNVSNMIKNAKKEASSILRDANIEAENIKKDKLLQAKEKFLELKSEHEKEILNKDKKIAEVEKRTRDKESQVSSELAKAKKINDDYEAKTKEYESKIELLDKKHQELEKLHKSQVEQLEVISGLSAEDAREQLVESLKAEAKTKAMSHIQDTIEEAKLTAQQEAKKVIINTIQRVGTEEAVENCVSVFNIESDDVKGRIIGREGRNIRALEAATGVEIIVDDTPEAIILSCFDPVRREIARLSLHKLVTDGRIHPARIEEVVAKTTKQIDDEIIEVGKRTVIDLGIHGLHPELIKVVGRMKYRSSYGQNLLQHSREVAKLCGIMAAELGLNVKLAKRAGLLHDIGKVPDTESDLPHALLGMQWAEKYGEKEEVCNAIGAHHDEIEMKYLISPIIQVCDAISGARPGARRQVLDSYIQRLKDLENIAFGFNGVKNAYAIQAGRELRVIVESEKVSDDMAANLSFEISQKIQTEMTYPGQVKITVIRETRAVNIAK, from the coding sequence ATGGAAACTATACTAATTATAATTGCGTTAATCGCAGGAATTGGCGGAGGTTTTGGAATTGCAAAATTCCTTGAAAAAAGCAACGTATCAAACATGATTAAAAATGCCAAAAAAGAGGCGTCATCAATCTTAAGAGATGCCAATATTGAGGCGGAAAATATCAAAAAAGATAAATTACTACAAGCCAAAGAAAAATTTTTAGAATTAAAATCGGAACACGAAAAAGAGATTCTAAACAAAGACAAGAAGATAGCCGAAGTTGAAAAAAGAACTCGTGACAAAGAATCACAAGTATCAAGCGAATTGGCCAAAGCCAAAAAAATCAACGACGATTACGAGGCTAAGACCAAAGAATACGAATCAAAAATTGAGTTGCTTGACAAAAAGCACCAAGAGCTGGAAAAATTACACAAAAGTCAAGTAGAGCAATTGGAAGTAATCTCCGGTCTTTCGGCGGAAGATGCTCGCGAGCAATTGGTAGAAAGCTTAAAAGCCGAAGCCAAAACCAAAGCAATGTCACACATTCAAGACACTATTGAAGAGGCTAAATTAACGGCCCAACAAGAAGCTAAAAAAGTAATCATCAATACCATTCAAAGGGTTGGTACCGAAGAAGCTGTAGAAAACTGTGTGTCGGTATTCAATATCGAATCGGATGATGTAAAAGGTAGAATTATTGGTCGTGAAGGAAGAAACATCCGTGCTTTAGAAGCAGCAACCGGTGTTGAAATCATCGTTGACGATACCCCTGAAGCGATTATCTTATCTTGTTTTGATCCTGTGAGAAGAGAAATCGCTCGTTTGTCATTACACAAATTGGTAACTGATGGTAGAATCCACCCGGCCAGAATTGAAGAAGTAGTTGCTAAAACAACGAAACAAATAGACGACGAAATTATCGAAGTAGGTAAACGTACCGTAATTGATTTAGGTATTCACGGATTGCATCCTGAATTAATCAAAGTAGTTGGTAGAATGAAATACCGTTCGTCTTACGGACAAAACTTATTGCAACACTCCCGTGAAGTAGCCAAGCTTTGTGGTATCATGGCGGCCGAATTAGGATTGAATGTAAAATTGGCCAAACGCGCCGGTTTATTACACGATATCGGAAAAGTGCCGGATACCGAAAGTGATTTACCTCACGCCTTATTGGGAATGCAATGGGCTGAAAAGTACGGTGAAAAAGAAGAAGTTTGCAACGCTATCGGAGCACACCACGACGAAATTGAGATGAAATACTTAATCTCTCCTATCATTCAAGTATGTGATGCGATTTCAGGAGCCAGACCGGGCGCCAGACGTCAGGTATTGGATTCTTATATCCAAAGATTGAAAGACTTGGAAAACATTGCCTTTGGATTTAACGGTGTGAAAAATGCTTATGCCATCCAAGCCGGTCGTGAATTGCGTGTTATTGTAGAAAGTGAAAAAGTAAGCGATGATATGGCCGCTAATTTATCTTTTGAGATTTCCCAAAAAATCCAAACTGAAATGACTTATCCTGGACAAGTAAAAATCACGGTAATTAGAGAAACCAGAGCGGTAAATATCGCTAAATAA
- a CDS encoding porin family protein: MKKFIVAVVALVSFNSLQAQDVKYGIKGGLNIANLNVDEAGFPSTSSIVNFHIGGYAEIMLNKKFAIQPELLYSAQGAKFDFLFDDGAGNLYDTENTFKLSYINIPLMFKYYPESKFFLEAGPQIGFMTSAKLKVKVVGYGSDTQNIDEAFKSVDFGFNLGAGYNISKRAVINVRYNLGLSNIGENAEGEDGKVLNRVLSVSLGCNF, from the coding sequence ATGAAAAAGTTTATTGTTGCCGTTGTAGCACTGGTTAGTTTTAATTCGTTGCAAGCTCAAGACGTTAAGTATGGTATTAAAGGAGGTTTGAACATTGCCAATCTTAATGTTGATGAAGCAGGTTTTCCAAGTACTAGCTCAATTGTTAATTTTCACATTGGTGGTTATGCTGAAATTATGTTAAACAAAAAGTTTGCCATCCAACCCGAGCTTTTGTATTCGGCGCAAGGTGCAAAATTTGATTTTCTTTTTGATGATGGCGCCGGAAATTTATACGATACAGAAAATACTTTTAAATTATCATATATCAATATTCCATTGATGTTTAAATATTATCCTGAAAGTAAATTTTTCTTGGAAGCAGGTCCGCAAATTGGCTTTATGACATCGGCCAAATTAAAAGTAAAAGTCGTAGGTTATGGTTCTGATACTCAAAATATTGATGAAGCATTTAAGAGTGTTGATTTTGGGTTTAATTTAGGAGCAGGATATAATATTTCTAAGCGTGCTGTGATTAATGTGCGTTATAATTTAGGATTATCTAATATTGGAGAAAATGCAGAAGGGGAAGATGGTAAAGTTTTAAATAGAGTACTGTCTGTTTCGTTAGGTTGTAATTTTTAA
- a CDS encoding M23 family metallopeptidase, with amino-acid sequence MKFIWLFCCCTAMALGQNQYPKDYFRSPLDIPLQLSGNFGELRPNHFHSGFDFKTQKKEGFNVYAVAEGYISRIKIAENGYGKAIYINHPNGFTTVYGHLQSGFGEVEKLIKREQYKAKSFEIDVTFSPNDFLVKKDDIIAISGNTGGSDGPHLHFEIRDTQSEKIINPMYFGFDEVLKDSKRPMLNSVLVYPLGQNSAVNQSKRPIAVSISQQADGSYIAEKVTAFGQLGFGITTFDYDDVSWNANGIFRVQTFLNGKTDFRYQFETFSFDETRYVNALIDYGRYKKTGQRVQKLFAEKPYPLSVIQSGSNNGVISVTSNVNQNYKIEIADFSENLTKVFIPIAYAPMNIEVDKEPVDSKYWVKTNKENIFTQENVTVTIPANAFLKDFNMDFEVKNGLLHLHDDVEPAFANMTITFEDSLIAEKDRSKMFIGTVDGKKIYYYNTKRYKNSFTVYSKYLGDYKLFKDSMPPKIKIDKKIGGQWISQQEAIQFTIYDDLSGIKSYEGTLNGQWILLEYEPKTKKLIHRFSDGIVAEGKNDLKIIIKDNVGNSTIFETQFFRSQKP; translated from the coding sequence ATGAAATTTATCTGGCTGTTTTGTTGCTGTACTGCTATGGCTTTGGGTCAAAATCAGTATCCGAAGGATTATTTTCGTTCTCCTTTGGACATACCGTTACAACTTTCGGGTAATTTTGGGGAATTGAGACCCAATCATTTTCATTCCGGCTTCGATTTTAAGACCCAAAAAAAGGAAGGCTTTAATGTTTATGCCGTAGCTGAGGGTTATATTTCCAGAATTAAAATTGCCGAAAATGGTTACGGCAAAGCCATCTATATCAATCATCCCAACGGTTTCACTACTGTTTACGGGCACTTGCAATCGGGTTTCGGTGAAGTCGAAAAATTAATCAAAAGAGAACAATACAAAGCCAAATCTTTTGAAATTGATGTCACATTTTCCCCAAATGATTTTTTGGTCAAAAAAGATGATATCATCGCTATCTCCGGAAATACAGGAGGTTCAGACGGTCCGCATTTGCATTTTGAAATTCGGGATACCCAATCTGAAAAAATAATTAACCCAATGTATTTTGGATTTGACGAGGTTTTAAAAGACAGTAAAAGACCAATGCTCAATAGCGTATTGGTTTATCCTTTGGGGCAAAACTCTGCCGTTAATCAGTCTAAAAGACCAATAGCAGTTAGTATTTCCCAACAAGCAGACGGAAGCTACATAGCTGAAAAGGTAACCGCTTTCGGTCAGCTGGGTTTCGGAATCACCACTTTTGATTATGATGACGTTTCCTGGAATGCCAACGGAATTTTCAGGGTACAAACTTTTCTCAATGGCAAAACCGATTTTCGGTACCAATTTGAAACCTTTTCTTTTGACGAAACCCGTTATGTCAATGCGCTGATTGACTATGGTCGTTATAAAAAAACAGGGCAAAGAGTGCAGAAATTATTTGCCGAAAAGCCCTATCCGCTGAGCGTTATTCAATCAGGATCAAACAACGGGGTTATTTCGGTTACATCCAATGTCAATCAAAATTACAAAATAGAAATCGCCGATTTTAGCGAAAACCTCACCAAGGTTTTTATTCCCATTGCCTATGCACCAATGAATATTGAGGTCGATAAAGAACCGGTTGATTCAAAATATTGGGTTAAAACCAACAAAGAAAACATCTTCACTCAGGAAAATGTAACGGTTACGATTCCGGCTAATGCGTTTCTGAAAGATTTTAACATGGATTTTGAAGTCAAAAACGGATTGTTGCATTTGCATGATGATGTTGAGCCGGCTTTCGCGAATATGACGATTACTTTTGAAGACAGTTTGATTGCTGAAAAAGACCGATCAAAAATGTTTATTGGTACTGTTGACGGTAAAAAAATCTATTATTACAATACTAAACGCTATAAAAATTCGTTTACCGTTTATTCCAAATATTTGGGAGATTACAAATTGTTCAAAGACAGTATGCCCCCGAAAATCAAAATCGATAAAAAAATCGGAGGCCAATGGATTAGCCAACAAGAAGCAATACAGTTCACTATTTACGATGATTTGTCCGGAATCAAAAGCTATGAAGGAACGCTCAACGGTCAGTGGATTTTGTTGGAGTATGAGCCTAAAACCAAAAAATTAATCCATCGTTTTTCAGATGGTATCGTAGCCGAAGGGAAAAATGATTTAAAAATTATCATTAAGGATAATGTTGGAAATTCTACTATCTTTGAAACACAATTTTTCAGAAGTCAAAAACCTTAA
- a CDS encoding cell division protein ZapA: MSEKLKIKLSIADRVYPLTVDLSQEEGLRSASKKIDAMIKQFEENYAVRDKQDVLAMCALQFASQVEQKQVDNAIDGSETLERLKKINDILFDYLDKK, encoded by the coding sequence ATGAGTGAAAAGCTTAAAATAAAGTTATCAATTGCAGACAGAGTTTATCCGTTAACGGTAGACCTTTCGCAAGAAGAAGGACTGAGAAGTGCTTCCAAAAAGATTGATGCGATGATTAAGCAATTCGAAGAAAACTACGCAGTTCGTGACAAGCAAGATGTACTGGCCATGTGTGCTTTACAATTTGCCTCACAAGTAGAACAAAAGCAAGTTGACAATGCCATTGACGGCTCGGAAACTCTGGAAAGATTGAAAAAGATTAATGATATATTGTTCGACTATCTCGACAAAAAATAA
- a CDS encoding response regulator: MKFNNAYVVDDDKVHHFIIKKLLEKNDVRADISFFENGYEALNDLKVKLHNDENLPDLILLDINMPVLDGWQFLAEFNQIRKSFTCDIAIYVVSSSEHYFNAEKIQQFKDVITDYFVKPMTNDVIKTIFL, encoded by the coding sequence ATGAAATTCAACAACGCCTACGTTGTAGATGATGACAAAGTGCACCACTTTATCATCAAAAAGCTACTGGAAAAGAATGATGTCCGAGCTGACATTTCTTTCTTTGAGAATGGTTATGAAGCTTTAAATGATTTAAAAGTCAAACTTCATAATGATGAAAATCTTCCCGATTTAATTTTGCTGGATATCAATATGCCCGTGCTTGACGGTTGGCAATTTTTAGCCGAATTTAATCAGATAAGAAAAAGTTTTACCTGCGATATTGCTATTTATGTAGTGAGTTCTTCAGAGCATTATTTTAATGCCGAAAAAATTCAACAGTTTAAAGATGTAATAACAGATTACTTTGTCAAGCCTATGACTAATGATGTTATTAAAACAATTTTTTTATAA
- the xerD gene encoding site-specific tyrosine recombinase XerD, with translation MNWSTYLKSFQSYLKIERGLSKNTVDNYTFDLERLCVFLNENGISVSPEKINEETIQQFIYAVSKEVNARSQARIISGLKSFFSYLIFEDFRTDNPMELIEAPKIGRKLPDTLAVEEIDQLISAINLTTPEGERNRAMLETLYGCGLRVSEIITLKISDLFFEEGFVKITGKGNKQRFVPIAKSTQKYIELYKNTIRNHGVIAKGFEDTLFLNRRGKQLTRAMVFTIIKDLATKINLAKNISPHTLRHSFATHLLENGADLRSIQMMLGHESITTTEIYVHLDRKHLTQIMHTFHPRKK, from the coding sequence ATGAATTGGAGTACGTACCTTAAAAGTTTTCAATCGTATTTAAAAATCGAACGTGGATTGTCTAAGAATACTGTCGACAATTACACTTTTGATTTAGAGCGTTTGTGCGTTTTTTTAAACGAAAACGGCATCAGCGTTTCGCCTGAGAAAATCAATGAGGAAACGATTCAACAATTTATTTATGCCGTATCCAAAGAAGTTAATGCGCGTTCACAAGCCCGAATTATTTCGGGACTAAAAAGTTTTTTTTCTTATTTGATTTTTGAAGATTTTCGCACCGATAATCCTATGGAGTTGATTGAAGCTCCCAAGATTGGGCGCAAACTACCCGATACACTTGCTGTAGAAGAGATTGATCAATTAATCAGTGCTATCAATTTGACCACACCCGAAGGAGAACGCAACAGAGCCATGCTCGAAACACTTTATGGTTGCGGTTTGCGTGTTTCCGAAATCATCACTTTAAAAATATCTGATCTGTTTTTTGAAGAAGGTTTTGTCAAAATAACGGGTAAAGGCAACAAACAACGATTTGTTCCCATTGCTAAATCGACTCAAAAATACATTGAGCTTTATAAAAACACCATCCGAAACCACGGCGTTATTGCCAAAGGTTTTGAGGATACTTTATTCTTAAACCGCAGAGGCAAGCAACTCACTCGAGCGATGGTTTTTACCATTATAAAAGACTTGGCGACTAAGATTAATTTGGCTAAAAATATCAGTCCGCACACGTTAAGACATTCTTTTGCCACGCATTTACTCGAAAATGGTGCCGATTTGCGTTCCATTCAAATGATGTTAGGGCATGAATCGATTACCACTACCGAAATTTATGTTCACCTTGACCGCAAACATTTAACACAAATCATGCATACATTTCATCCGAGAAAGAAGTAG